A single genomic interval of Metasolibacillus fluoroglycofenilyticus harbors:
- a CDS encoding HAMP domain-containing sensor histidine kinase, producing the protein MKQLYNQLSLKEKWMLSTAVTIFISYAVICVILYISLHTWLLNNEERNALRTADDISVFFETPAITIQLLQRDPDLKSIIHQEQTVRIMNFDGIELLHFGNDVLPAAPTATTYEELLRTVVRKSDIQGTDAYIIERIVQIGSFQGYMQLIHPLTTFEKMMQYVLTTMTIVGIGALLLVAFISYYLANRLVRPLQQLRDSMRLVRDKGLTEREAFTYHADDEIGDLLKMYDSMLEELKISFTQQQQFVADASHELRTPIQAVEGHLSLLARWGKDDPQILNESIESSLNEVKRMKKMIEELLQLARREQGGAAQADVVLVISQVINELKAVYPHAIFQIEEIKQTDLLPISPEALAQILRNIIENGIRYNKAVPEITISTARLDDCFYIELKDNGIGIAEEHLPFIFDRFYRVDESRQQNGGGTGLGLSITKMLATKYHVVLEVQSKIQQGTTFLLKIPLKK; encoded by the coding sequence ATGAAACAACTATATAATCAATTGTCACTAAAAGAGAAATGGATGCTTTCAACCGCTGTCACCATTTTTATTAGTTATGCGGTTATTTGTGTGATTTTATATATATCATTGCACACGTGGCTCTTAAATAATGAGGAGCGCAATGCTCTAAGAACAGCGGATGATATTAGCGTGTTTTTTGAAACGCCGGCAATTACAATCCAGCTATTGCAACGTGATCCAGACTTAAAATCAATTATTCATCAAGAGCAAACAGTGCGGATTATGAATTTTGATGGGATAGAGCTTCTTCATTTTGGCAATGACGTATTGCCCGCAGCACCAACAGCGACGACCTATGAGGAGCTTTTAAGAACGGTCGTTCGCAAGTCAGATATTCAAGGGACAGATGCCTATATCATCGAGCGCATTGTACAAATTGGGTCATTTCAAGGTTATATGCAATTAATTCACCCACTTACAACCTTCGAAAAAATGATGCAATATGTTTTAACAACAATGACGATTGTAGGAATAGGTGCATTATTACTTGTCGCTTTTATTAGTTATTATTTAGCAAATCGTTTAGTTCGACCACTTCAACAGCTTAGGGATTCAATGCGATTAGTACGAGATAAAGGTTTAACAGAGCGCGAGGCTTTTACTTATCATGCAGACGATGAAATTGGCGATTTGCTAAAAATGTACGATTCGATGTTAGAGGAGCTAAAGATTTCTTTTACACAGCAACAGCAATTTGTTGCAGATGCCTCTCATGAACTACGCACACCCATTCAAGCTGTCGAAGGGCATCTATCCTTGTTAGCACGCTGGGGGAAGGACGACCCACAAATCCTAAATGAATCTATCGAAAGCTCGCTTAATGAAGTGAAAAGAATGAAAAAAATGATTGAAGAGTTATTGCAGCTTGCAAGACGAGAGCAAGGGGGAGCCGCACAAGCTGATGTTGTTTTAGTAATCAGTCAAGTAATAAATGAATTAAAAGCGGTATACCCGCATGCTATATTTCAAATAGAGGAAATTAAGCAAACCGATTTACTTCCAATTTCACCTGAAGCACTTGCACAAATATTGCGCAACATTATTGAAAACGGAATAAGATATAATAAAGCTGTTCCTGAAATTACAATTTCAACAGCTCGATTGGATGATTGCTTTTATATTGAATTGAAGGATAATGGTATAGGGATTGCTGAGGAGCACTTGCCTTTTATTTTTGACCGTTTTTACCGAGTGGATGAATCACGTCAGCAAAATGGAGGGGGAACTGGACTCGGTTTAAGTATTACAAAAATGCTTGCAACGAAATATCATGTTGTGCTCGAAGTACAAAGCAAAATCCAACAAGGAACAACATTTTTGTTAAAAATCCCTTTGAAAAAGTGA